One region of Chryseobacterium muglaense genomic DNA includes:
- a CDS encoding type VI secretion system Vgr family protein, which yields MKNFDTSGNTTFRPSQNAAGISENHHVGINRLVKLSLVIEGKVIKYYKHFKLTQSSQKHHEFTLTLAHDTLGDRQTHTLEEANKFLGKRLTAVISYKDIENSPERTFVGVITGVGFSQEKMSLGNIVLSGYSPTILLDGAPHIQSFGGNQAVNMGIIAEEVIKQGLDKSRFDIKIDTNDYSQIIYSSQYDETHYNYLARMAEAYGEQFYYDGEVLHFGKLPLQNQPIKLTYGSSANDIKVELKAVHTKPQFYGYNSNKNEVLKAGSTPIQHVGDLAKTAYQHNNAIYKTPSLRVAPIKATTHLDVEYSQKSTSGSEAVNVFNLSGSTTVPFLHPGCSVDIEMRKVDTNETSYFTRIMITETTHEIDTIGHYTGSFAGIASDTGFLPKPEFTVPTAQPQIATVISNTDPDGQGRVQVRFDWQTNDTTHFIRMMSPDAGGTDQITQNRGYVAIPEVGDQVMVNFVHNHPDRPFVMGGMFHGGVGLGGGINNHMRSIQTKSGIKVLMNDDEGSVNIIDPSGNTYFMDGKGNISMNAPKNFTLNAGENINITAGKEISIGAGASITSSANDNIISTAGTDIVQTAAGDIRESSDTRTEMVEKEFFRQSETSNEIAGEISMFSELENMTMQSGKIVEFNSAEKSKLF from the coding sequence ATGAAAAACTTTGACACATCTGGAAACACTACTTTTCGCCCATCTCAGAATGCGGCAGGAATCTCAGAAAACCATCATGTCGGCATCAATCGACTTGTAAAATTATCTTTAGTAATTGAAGGTAAAGTCATCAAATATTATAAGCATTTTAAACTTACCCAAAGCTCACAAAAGCATCACGAATTTACGCTGACTTTAGCGCACGATACTTTAGGGGATCGCCAAACCCATACTTTAGAAGAAGCCAATAAATTTTTAGGCAAAAGATTAACGGCTGTAATTTCTTATAAAGACATTGAAAACAGTCCGGAACGCACTTTTGTAGGCGTTATCACCGGAGTTGGATTCAGTCAGGAAAAAATGAGTCTTGGAAATATCGTTTTGTCAGGTTACAGTCCTACCATTTTATTGGATGGAGCGCCTCATATTCAAAGTTTTGGTGGAAATCAGGCTGTGAATATGGGAATTATTGCTGAAGAAGTGATCAAACAGGGTTTAGATAAAAGCCGTTTTGATATTAAAATTGATACGAATGATTATTCTCAAATTATTTACAGCAGCCAATATGACGAAACGCATTACAATTATTTGGCGAGAATGGCAGAAGCGTATGGCGAACAGTTTTATTACGACGGCGAGGTTCTTCACTTTGGTAAACTTCCACTCCAAAACCAGCCTATCAAATTAACGTATGGAAGCAGTGCTAACGACATAAAAGTTGAATTGAAAGCTGTTCATACCAAGCCACAATTCTACGGCTACAATAGCAATAAAAATGAAGTTTTAAAAGCGGGCTCTACACCGATTCAGCATGTTGGAGATTTAGCAAAAACGGCTTATCAGCATAACAATGCTATTTATAAAACGCCATCATTACGCGTTGCTCCCATAAAAGCAACGACTCATTTGGATGTAGAATATTCACAAAAAAGCACTTCGGGAAGCGAGGCAGTGAATGTTTTTAATCTTTCAGGTTCTACCACCGTTCCTTTTTTACACCCGGGATGCAGTGTAGATATTGAAATGCGAAAAGTTGATACCAATGAAACATCGTATTTCACAAGAATCATGATTACAGAAACGACTCATGAAATCGACACGATTGGTCATTACACCGGAAGTTTTGCGGGAATCGCATCCGATACAGGCTTTTTACCCAAACCTGAATTTACCGTTCCTACTGCACAACCACAAATTGCGACAGTCATTTCAAATACCGATCCTGATGGGCAGGGAAGAGTTCAGGTAAGATTCGATTGGCAAACGAATGATACCACACATTTTATCAGAATGATGAGTCCTGATGCAGGAGGAACTGATCAAATTACTCAAAATCGAGGTTATGTAGCAATACCCGAAGTTGGAGATCAGGTAATGGTAAATTTTGTACACAATCATCCCGACCGACCTTTTGTAATGGGTGGAATGTTTCATGGAGGAGTTGGATTAGGAGGGGGAATCAATAATCACATGCGATCTATCCAAACCAAAAGCGGAATTAAAGTTCTGATGAATGATGATGAAGGAAGTGTAAATATTATTGATCCGAGTGGCAATACCTATTTCATGGATGGAAAAGGGAATATTTCAATGAATGCTCCGAAAAACTTTACATTAAACGCAGGTGAAAATATCAATATAACTGCTGGGAAAGAAATTTCAATTGGAGCAGGAGCAAGTATTACAAGCTCTGCAAATGATAATATTATTTCTACTGCGGGTACAGATATCGTGCAAACTGCAGCGGGAGACATTCGCGAATCTTCAGATACGAGAACAGAGATGGTTGAAAAAGAATTTTTCCGCCAGTCTGAAACGTCCAACGAAATTGCCGGAGAAATATCAATGTTTAGCGAATTGGAAAATATGACAATGCAAAGCGGAAAAATAGTAGAATTCAACAGTGCTGAAAAATCAAAACTATTCTAA
- the tssD gene encoding type VI secretion system tube protein TssD — protein MAANSRGILKFNGSEGQKLLKLNYSVSRSTDVSGRVASDPSNALIKLTIEATEKSDILESLLNGKYKPTSGEITFNKSHEEGTLITLNWENGYVIQHEVDFDAVDENSMLISFVVSAEKINYGNSAYEGIWPGA, from the coding sequence ATGGCAGCAAATTCAAGAGGAATCTTAAAATTCAACGGCAGCGAAGGTCAAAAATTATTAAAATTGAACTACAGCGTTTCAAGATCAACAGATGTTTCAGGTAGAGTAGCATCAGATCCATCAAATGCGCTTATCAAATTAACAATCGAGGCAACAGAAAAATCTGACATCCTTGAGTCATTGTTAAACGGAAAATACAAGCCAACTTCAGGTGAAATTACCTTCAACAAATCTCATGAAGAAGGAACTTTAATTACTTTAAACTGGGAAAACGGTTATGTAATTCAGCACGAAGTAGATTTCGACGCAGTAGACGAAAACTCAATGCTAATAAGCTTTGTAGTAAGTGCTGAGAAAATCAACTATGGTAACTCTGCTTACGAAGGAATTTGGCCGGGTGCATAA
- a CDS encoding LacI family DNA-binding transcriptional regulator, with protein sequence MTKKNATIYDISKKLNVSVATVSRALNDNPRISQATKDLVMKTAKEMNYKQNNLAKALKSGETKNVGIIVPYINTNFFSSVIRGIEEELSLHGYHVIICQSHEDVLTEKKHLNTLLNAQVDGIFMSVSKTTIDTEHIQQILDTSNTPIIFFDRKKDIPGISTVTIDDYKGGYMATEHLISEGYKNICHFAGDLNLEIYQNRLNGYKQALIDHQFQVKEDNIISTGSSIDAGIEAIKTLWSKPSIPDAIFSSSDFAALGACQELKKRKIKIPQEVAVIGFSNEPFTQFMELPMSSMDQTPVLMGNMAGQVFIDHIKDNSSGVSIEKKVVLAPQICVRKSSKRK encoded by the coding sequence ATGACAAAGAAAAATGCCACTATTTATGATATTTCAAAGAAGCTAAACGTAAGCGTGGCAACGGTTTCCAGGGCATTGAATGATAATCCGAGAATCAGCCAGGCAACGAAAGATTTGGTAATGAAAACTGCTAAAGAAATGAACTATAAGCAGAATAATCTCGCCAAAGCCTTAAAAAGTGGGGAAACTAAAAACGTAGGAATCATTGTTCCCTACATTAATACCAACTTTTTCTCATCGGTTATCCGTGGCATTGAGGAAGAACTTTCTCTTCACGGTTATCACGTGATTATTTGCCAAAGCCATGAAGATGTTTTAACAGAGAAAAAACATCTGAATACTTTATTAAATGCTCAGGTAGACGGAATTTTCATGTCGGTTTCTAAAACTACGATAGATACAGAACATATTCAGCAGATTTTAGATACATCAAATACACCCATCATATTTTTCGACAGAAAAAAAGATATTCCGGGAATAAGTACCGTTACGATTGATGATTACAAAGGGGGCTACATGGCGACAGAACACCTTATTTCTGAAGGTTATAAAAACATTTGTCACTTTGCCGGAGATTTGAATCTTGAGATTTATCAAAACCGTCTGAATGGTTACAAGCAAGCTTTAATTGATCATCAATTTCAGGTAAAAGAAGATAATATTATCTCTACCGGAAGTTCGATTGATGCCGGAATTGAAGCCATAAAAACATTATGGAGCAAACCATCCATTCCAGATGCTATATTTTCATCGAGTGATTTTGCTGCTCTTGGGGCTTGTCAGGAATTAAAGAAACGTAAGATAAAAATCCCGCAGGAAGTGGCTGTAATTGGTTTTTCAAACGAACCTTTTACCCAATTTATGGAACTTCCAATGAGCTCAATGGATCAAACCCCAGTATTGATGGGAAATATGGCCGGACAGGTTTTTATTGATCACATTAAAGATAATTCTTCAGGAGTTTCTATTGAGAAGAAGGTTGTTTTAGCACCGCAGATCTGTGTAAGAAAGTCTTCGAAGAGGAAGTAA
- a CDS encoding endonuclease domain-containing protein, with translation MKEILTHINGIPIRKNFMGILPYNPDLKLLLSGKRKAKILGEVSFWQRVRAHTFHKIDFDRQRIIGNYIVDFYVKRLGLVVEIDGWSHDFKEKYDKARQDYLESLGLKVFRISDFDVKNNLDVVMKDLESFIIKHYAY, from the coding sequence ATGAAAGAAATTCTAACCCACATCAACGGAATTCCTATCCGTAAAAACTTTATGGGAATCCTTCCTTACAATCCCGACTTGAAACTTTTATTAAGCGGAAAACGCAAAGCTAAAATATTAGGAGAAGTTAGTTTTTGGCAACGGGTACGGGCACATACATTTCACAAAATAGATTTTGACAGACAAAGAATTATCGGGAATTACATCGTCGATTTTTATGTCAAAAGATTAGGATTGGTGGTAGAAATTGATGGATGGAGTCATGATTTTAAAGAAAAATATGATAAAGCCCGACAAGATTATCTTGAGTCTCTAGGATTAAAAGTCTTTAGAATAAGTGATTTTGATGTGAAGAATAACTTGGATGTTGTGATGAAAGATTTGGAAAGTTTTATCATTAAACATTATGCGTATTAA
- a CDS encoding DUF4062 domain-containing protein has protein sequence MNNINIFVSSTCYDLSQIRTDISEFIKKAGHTPVLSEFENFPISPELDTIDNCIKIVKENADILVLIVGSRYGSIANNGKSITNTEFLVAKQKGIPIFCFIDKSMLNALNFWRNNKTADFTYIVDNVKIFEFIDDIRNNSKIWTFPFEKAQDIISTLKIQLSYLFKSSLKIKKIFDEEIPDFFKLNLSDKALKILFEKEDIFEYLFLSQVLVDEIEKKEFLRNDIEYSILTEPKYFIEDYRDIPKWVNERTSSIQNIISSFNNIVNNALPIFIGKPGEPSDLKGLYYIAVKYAELYESLLNWIIVTRSTDIGEEFKDSRMVLADYASSPAKDIWNFPFDIHNQIKVAHEKIKLGEKSVNIECQLTLAIDNDTVEKFSEILERLRKYYGI, from the coding sequence ATGAATAATATTAACATTTTCGTGAGCTCCACGTGTTATGATTTATCACAAATTAGAACAGATATTTCAGAATTTATTAAAAAGGCAGGCCATACACCTGTTTTATCTGAGTTCGAAAATTTTCCAATCTCACCTGAGTTAGATACTATTGATAATTGTATAAAAATAGTAAAAGAGAATGCAGATATTTTAGTTCTTATTGTAGGTAGTCGTTATGGAAGTATAGCTAATAATGGAAAATCTATTACAAACACAGAGTTTTTAGTAGCGAAGCAAAAAGGAATTCCCATTTTTTGTTTTATTGATAAATCAATGTTAAATGCTCTAAATTTTTGGAGAAACAATAAGACTGCAGATTTTACTTACATCGTAGATAATGTAAAAATATTTGAATTCATTGATGATATTAGAAATAATTCTAAAATTTGGACATTTCCGTTTGAAAAAGCACAAGATATTATAAGTACATTAAAAATTCAATTATCATATTTATTCAAAAGTAGTTTAAAAATAAAGAAAATTTTTGATGAAGAAATTCCTGATTTTTTCAAATTAAATTTATCTGATAAGGCATTGAAAATATTATTCGAGAAAGAAGATATATTTGAATATTTATTTTTATCACAAGTTTTAGTTGATGAGATAGAAAAAAAAGAATTTCTGAGAAACGATATAGAATATTCAATTTTGACAGAACCAAAATATTTTATTGAAGATTATAGAGATATTCCAAAGTGGGTTAATGAAAGAACATCATCAATCCAAAATATAATAAGTAGTTTTAACAATATCGTAAATAATGCCCTGCCTATATTCATAGGAAAACCTGGCGAACCATCAGATTTAAAAGGTTTGTATTACATAGCAGTTAAATACGCTGAACTATACGAAAGTTTGTTGAATTGGATTATTGTAACAAGAAGTACTGATATTGGAGAGGAATTTAAGGATTCAAGGATGGTTTTGGCAGATTATGCATCAAGTCCAGCTAAAGATATTTGGAATTTTCCTTTTGATATACATAACCAGATTAAAGTTGCACATGAAAAGATTAAGCTTGGAGAAAAGAGTGTTAATATTGAATGCCAACTAACATTAGCTATTGATAATGATACCGTAGAAAAGTTCAGTGAAATTTTGGAAAGGCTAAGAAAATATTATGGTATTTGA
- a CDS encoding AbiH family protein produces the protein MNKIVLIGNGFDLAHGMKTSYNDFIDDFENEIKNEFYHRSINDDDDNNDSDVYVSETYKYFNPSNYGFKKDLSAFKFNNIFFEYVLNRFKAVNYYDLEGFFYDMLKEADVKTIAKLNSDFYSFINHLEKYLTKVENQFKENDSNLLSEISEHIDSPILFNELSQEAKRTVSKIHDVLYNNEAGKIRSMENFYERYKKSNAPFKQKTSLLLNFNYTETADLYTKGKSQTINIHGELNNVENPIIFGYGDELDSEYSVIENKNDNRFLEHFKSINYAKTDNYKQVLEYIDSDLFQICIMGHSCGNTDRTLLNTIFEHDNCASIKIYYHQKSASQNNYLDIYKNISRNFNSKAKLRDRVVNQSFCKPLISL, from the coding sequence ATGAATAAAATTGTATTAATTGGAAATGGGTTTGATCTCGCACATGGGATGAAAACAAGTTACAATGATTTTATAGATGATTTTGAGAATGAAATTAAGAATGAATTTTATCACAGATCCATCAACGATGATGATGATAACAATGATAGTGATGTTTATGTTAGTGAGACGTATAAATATTTTAACCCATCAAATTATGGTTTTAAAAAAGATTTAAGTGCGTTCAAATTCAATAATATTTTCTTTGAATATGTACTGAATAGATTTAAGGCTGTTAATTACTATGACTTAGAAGGATTTTTCTATGATATGTTGAAAGAGGCTGATGTTAAAACAATTGCAAAACTAAATTCTGATTTTTACTCATTTATAAATCATTTAGAAAAGTATTTAACGAAAGTCGAGAATCAATTTAAAGAAAATGATAGTAATTTACTATCAGAAATTTCAGAACATATTGATAGTCCAATTTTATTTAATGAGCTATCACAAGAAGCCAAGCGTACCGTCTCAAAAATACATGATGTCTTATATAATAATGAAGCTGGAAAAATAAGGTCGATGGAAAATTTTTATGAACGATATAAAAAAAGTAATGCGCCTTTTAAGCAAAAAACATCTTTATTATTGAATTTTAATTATACTGAAACTGCAGACTTATATACAAAAGGCAAATCTCAAACAATTAATATTCATGGAGAACTGAATAATGTTGAAAATCCAATTATTTTTGGATATGGAGACGAGCTTGATTCTGAATATTCTGTAATTGAAAATAAGAATGACAACAGATTTCTCGAGCATTTTAAATCTATAAATTATGCGAAAACTGATAATTACAAACAGGTTTTAGAATACATAGATTCAGATTTATTTCAGATATGTATAATGGGACATTCGTGTGGAAATACTGATAGAACTTTACTCAATACAATATTTGAACATGACAATTGCGCCTCAATAAAAATTTATTATCATCAAAAATCTGCCAGCCAAAACAACTATTTGGACATTTACAAAAACATCAGCAGAAATTTTAATAGCAAAGCTAAACTGAGGGATCGTGTGGTAAATCAGTCTTTTTGTAAACCTTTGATTAGTTTATAG
- a CDS encoding nucleoside hydrolase-like domain-containing protein, which translates to MKNFLLTVTLLFCSINLMFGQKPTPIKPRVLISTDIGGTDPDDNQSMIHLLMYSEKFNLEGLVSSPSYGEGNKAEILRTIDLYEKDYPKLIKHQKGLATPKFLRSITKQGVKGLTPFKGYLSPTEGSDWIIKSAKKKSKDPLWILVWGGLEDVAQALHDAPEIQKNIKVFWIGGPNKKWSANSYAYIVANFPDLWFVESNSSYYGFFSKNTESDISNKNYYKNFINEAGFLGEDFKANRYEGNVKMGDTPSLLYMMDGDPNDPTRENWGGSYEKFNRSPREVFDRNLTIKDTVAVFSIAELRFKGPKINISQDKPCFKMVVKAKIGEQSWDGFYVGDGNYAIRYIPKQTEVVMYEIRSDIKELNQQSGQFFVSNVWPGKKNSTDYILGKNYFTDKQDPELYDGIWQGGKTVLKWRSDVLRDWAKRWEWLK; encoded by the coding sequence ATGAAAAATTTTCTATTGACAGTCACTCTTTTATTTTGTTCGATAAATTTGATGTTCGGTCAGAAGCCGACTCCAATCAAACCTAGAGTTTTAATCAGTACAGATATTGGCGGTACCGATCCGGATGACAATCAGTCGATGATTCATCTGTTGATGTACAGCGAAAAATTTAATCTGGAAGGTCTTGTTTCATCACCATCTTATGGAGAAGGAAATAAAGCTGAAATATTAAGAACAATCGATCTTTACGAAAAAGATTATCCTAAATTAATCAAGCATCAGAAAGGTCTTGCCACTCCAAAGTTTCTGAGATCTATTACTAAACAAGGAGTAAAAGGATTAACTCCTTTTAAAGGATATTTATCTCCGACAGAAGGTTCAGACTGGATTATTAAAAGTGCCAAAAAGAAAAGCAAAGATCCGCTATGGATCTTGGTTTGGGGTGGATTGGAAGATGTTGCCCAGGCTCTACACGATGCTCCGGAAATTCAAAAGAATATCAAAGTATTCTGGATTGGTGGTCCCAATAAAAAATGGAGTGCCAACAGCTATGCTTACATCGTTGCCAATTTCCCTGATTTATGGTTTGTAGAAAGTAATTCATCGTATTATGGTTTCTTTTCAAAGAATACCGAAAGTGATATTTCAAACAAAAATTATTATAAAAACTTTATCAACGAAGCCGGATTTTTAGGTGAAGATTTTAAAGCCAACCGTTACGAAGGAAACGTGAAAATGGGCGACACACCATCGCTTTTATATATGATGGACGGAGATCCAAATGACCCAACAAGAGAAAACTGGGGTGGAAGTTATGAAAAATTCAACCGCAGTCCGCGTGAAGTTTTCGACAGAAATCTGACTATAAAAGATACGGTAGCCGTTTTTTCAATTGCTGAATTAAGGTTTAAAGGTCCAAAAATAAACATCAGTCAGGATAAACCGTGTTTCAAAATGGTGGTGAAAGCCAAAATCGGAGAGCAGAGTTGGGACGGTTTCTACGTGGGTGACGGAAATTATGCCATTCGCTACATTCCTAAACAAACCGAAGTGGTGATGTACGAAATCAGATCTGATATCAAAGAATTAAACCAGCAATCCGGACAGTTTTTTGTCAGCAACGTCTGGCCCGGAAAGAAAAACAGTACCGATTATATTTTAGGCAAAAACTACTTTACCGACAAACAGGATCCGGAATTGTATGATGGGATTTGGCAGGGCGGTAAAACTGTACTAAAATGGAGAAGTGATGTTTTAAGAGATTGGGCAAAAAGATGGGAATGGTTGAAATAA
- a CDS encoding UxaA family hydrolase, whose product MQKKVLKVNPKDNVIVALMDLPAGESVHLDGTDYSVVKDIKAKHKFAAVDFEDGDHILMYGVIVGKANQSIKQGEVITTENVKHQSAKVEGKTETLGWNPPNVDKWKDRTFNGYHREDGQVGTENVWLFFPLVFCENKNIETLKDIFEKELLHDKASKHQLLLRSLLNGGAEVVEEEKAEDTRVFKNIDVRFITHQGGCGGIRQDAEALGRLFAGYVNNPNVAGATVLSLGCQNLQVQIFMDALHALAPDNKKPIVVYEQQKVGTIDEMLTGVIKDSYEGIKQANNIERKPASITKLNIGLECGGSDGFSGISANPVLGEVSDIMAAVGGTTMLAEFPELCGVEQELVNRCINDEDGVKFLQLMKDFEKSVVAAGSGFDMNPSPGNIKDGLITDAMKSAGAAKKGGAAPIVEVLDFTEYATKPGLNLLCTPGNDAECTTALVGSGATVVLFTTGLGTPMGNPIAPVVKISSNTVLAEKMSDIIDFNAGTVISGDKTIPEAADELLEYIITVASGDVKTKADLLNQNDFIPWRRGVSL is encoded by the coding sequence ATGCAAAAGAAAGTACTGAAAGTAAATCCCAAAGACAACGTTATTGTAGCGTTGATGGATTTGCCTGCCGGAGAATCGGTGCATCTAGACGGTACAGATTACTCGGTTGTAAAAGATATTAAGGCAAAGCATAAATTTGCTGCCGTAGATTTTGAGGATGGCGACCATATTTTGATGTATGGCGTAATCGTTGGGAAAGCCAACCAATCTATCAAACAAGGTGAAGTAATTACCACCGAAAACGTAAAGCATCAAAGTGCAAAAGTAGAAGGTAAAACAGAAACTTTAGGCTGGAATCCACCCAATGTAGATAAATGGAAAGACCGCACTTTCAACGGATATCACCGTGAAGACGGACAGGTAGGAACAGAAAACGTTTGGCTGTTTTTCCCATTGGTATTCTGCGAAAACAAAAATATCGAAACACTGAAAGATATTTTTGAAAAAGAATTATTGCACGACAAAGCGAGTAAACATCAATTGTTATTAAGGTCATTATTAAATGGCGGCGCTGAAGTAGTGGAAGAAGAAAAAGCAGAAGATACGAGAGTATTTAAAAATATCGACGTAAGATTCATCACGCATCAAGGTGGTTGTGGTGGAATTCGTCAGGATGCTGAAGCATTGGGAAGACTATTCGCAGGATATGTCAACAACCCGAATGTTGCAGGTGCTACAGTTTTAAGTTTAGGATGTCAGAATCTTCAGGTGCAGATTTTTATGGATGCACTGCACGCTTTGGCTCCGGATAACAAAAAGCCAATCGTGGTTTACGAACAGCAAAAAGTCGGTACGATCGATGAAATGCTGACTGGCGTGATCAAAGATTCTTACGAAGGAATTAAACAGGCCAACAATATCGAAAGAAAACCTGCCTCAATCACCAAACTGAATATTGGTTTGGAATGTGGCGGTTCAGACGGTTTTTCAGGAATTTCCGCAAACCCAGTTTTGGGTGAAGTTTCAGATATTATGGCGGCTGTAGGCGGAACAACCATGCTTGCTGAATTCCCGGAATTGTGTGGAGTAGAGCAGGAGTTGGTCAACCGTTGTATCAACGATGAAGACGGCGTAAAATTCCTTCAGTTAATGAAAGATTTTGAAAAATCTGTTGTTGCAGCTGGTTCAGGATTTGATATGAATCCATCTCCCGGAAACATCAAAGACGGTTTAATTACCGATGCAATGAAATCTGCAGGAGCAGCCAAAAAAGGCGGTGCAGCCCCAATTGTAGAAGTTCTCGACTTTACAGAATACGCTACAAAACCAGGATTAAATCTTCTCTGTACTCCCGGCAATGATGCCGAATGTACCACCGCTTTAGTGGGTTCAGGTGCAACTGTCGTTCTTTTCACAACAGGTCTTGGAACGCCGATGGGAAATCCTATTGCTCCTGTAGTAAAGATTTCTTCGAATACCGTTTTGGCAGAAAAAATGTCTGATATTATCGATTTTAATGCAGGAACAGTAATCAGCGGAGACAAAACAATTCCCGAAGCAGCAGACGAACTGCTTGAATACATCATCACAGTAGCCAGCGGCGACGTAAAAACCAAAGCCGACCTACTCAATCAGAATGATTTCATTCCATGGAGACGAGGGGTCTCTCTGTAA
- a CDS encoding tagaturonate reductase yields the protein MENQTKQKLNRQNSGLDTKLPIKIVQFGGGNFMRGFTDYVIDKMNKEAGFNAGIVNLQATPNGSIQKMENQDNLYTLFNRGIKKDEIIDQKQIISSIQKSVNPYGNYEEFLALAKEEELEFIFSNTTETGIAYDENETSYEGPHKNFPAKVVVLLHERYKHFNGATDKGLRIIPCELIEDNAFTLRNIILKYAQLWNLEEGFVQWINQSNYFHNTLVDRIVPGYPKDDVESYEDQLDYEDQNMVVSETFLLFVIQEAGNLNERIPFNKINEQILVVDDIQPYRLRKVRILNGGHTLMLAPAILSGKELVKEAIDDQFIGKFLSDAIFNEVNQTLGLDEAELKDFAEEVFDRFRNPFIKHHLASIALYFVSKFKVRVIPSLLTYVETNGKLPLNLTFSLASLIRFYQGSFGEKALPLNDEEGIITKFKEIWMNEDYEKVAELALSEISFWDTDLTKVEGLKTAIAKALYEIDHNDTEIAYNNFVQFNS from the coding sequence ATGGAAAATCAGACAAAACAAAAATTAAACCGCCAAAACAGCGGATTAGATACAAAACTTCCAATAAAAATCGTACAGTTCGGTGGTGGAAACTTCATGCGTGGATTCACAGATTATGTGATTGACAAAATGAATAAAGAAGCGGGATTCAATGCTGGAATTGTCAATTTACAGGCAACGCCAAACGGTTCTATTCAGAAAATGGAAAATCAGGATAATTTATACACCCTTTTCAATAGAGGAATTAAAAAAGATGAAATTATCGATCAGAAGCAGATTATTTCTTCGATTCAGAAGTCGGTTAATCCTTATGGGAATTACGAGGAATTCTTAGCTTTGGCAAAAGAAGAAGAATTAGAATTTATTTTCTCAAATACTACCGAAACAGGAATTGCTTACGACGAAAACGAAACTTCTTACGAAGGTCCGCACAAAAATTTCCCTGCGAAAGTAGTAGTTTTACTGCACGAAAGATACAAGCATTTCAACGGAGCAACTGACAAAGGATTAAGAATTATTCCTTGTGAACTGATTGAAGATAATGCGTTTACTTTAAGAAATATCATCTTAAAATATGCCCAACTTTGGAATTTAGAAGAGGGATTTGTGCAATGGATTAACCAAAGCAATTATTTTCATAATACATTGGTAGACAGAATCGTTCCGGGATATCCTAAAGATGATGTAGAATCGTATGAAGACCAGTTGGATTATGAAGATCAGAACATGGTGGTTTCAGAAACATTTTTGTTGTTTGTTATTCAGGAAGCAGGAAATTTAAATGAAAGAATTCCTTTCAATAAAATCAACGAGCAAATCTTAGTAGTTGATGATATTCAGCCATACCGTTTAAGAAAAGTAAGAATTCTAAATGGTGGTCATACTTTAATGTTGGCTCCTGCTATTTTATCCGGAAAAGAGTTGGTAAAAGAGGCGATTGATGACCAGTTTATCGGTAAGTTCTTAAGTGATGCGATTTTTAATGAAGTTAATCAGACTTTAGGATTAGATGAAGCTGAATTAAAAGATTTTGCAGAAGAAGTATTCGACAGATTCAGAAATCCTTTCATCAAACATCATTTGGCAAGTATTGCTTTATATTTTGTTTCTAAATTTAAAGTAAGAGTTATTCCTAGTTTATTAACATACGTTGAAACCAACGGGAAATTACCATTAAACCTTACATTCTCTTTGGCAAGTTTAATTAGATTCTATCAGGGAAGTTTTGGTGAAAAAGCTCTTCCTTTAAATGATGAAGAAGGAATTATTACTAAATTTAAAGAGATTTGGATGAATGAAGATTATGAAAAAGTTGCTGAATTGGCACTTTCAGAAATTTCATTCTGGGACACCGACCTTACAAAGGTTGAAGGTTTAAAAACAGCAATTGCTAAAGCATTGTACGAAATCGACCACAATGATACAGAGATTGCCTATAACAATTTTGTACAATTCAATTCTTAG